In the Leifsonia sp. 466MF genome, one interval contains:
- a CDS encoding DUF1254 domain-containing protein, whose translation MTDQLTELSTEAYVVGFPLVFDLEQVVRFTEEGIGSVPPTPYNSFGHARELAGLDDTFVSINNDTVYSIAQVDLGVGPVRLSVPAAGDRYFVLQFVDAWTNNFAYIGTRATGGEGGEFLLLPPDDEAAPDTSGLPAIRFPTRVATIVGRWAVDGADDLPAVHALQDALTLTPLHQTLVPPQGVPSVDGGQGEALDFFEKLRVWSQAFPPALRDRPALESYAPLGLVSPYTIAEQPEGVRQALTAGYALGKDALESALRTSGTLTDHWAVNLHVFDYNLDFFELGAIDAPEWKLNDPRTRYAHRAAAALGGLWGNHAYEAAYIMTYEDADGEPLSGEHVYRLRLNPTPPVGAFWSLTMYDLPHYYLVANPIDRYSVGDRTRGLVYDDDGGLTITMSATRPTDEKAAANWLPAPTGRFRPILRLYLPGDEVLDGRYGIPAIERIG comes from the coding sequence GTGACCGATCAGCTGACCGAGCTGTCGACCGAGGCGTACGTGGTGGGCTTCCCGCTCGTGTTCGACCTGGAGCAGGTCGTCCGGTTCACGGAGGAAGGCATCGGGTCGGTTCCCCCGACTCCCTACAACTCGTTCGGGCACGCGCGCGAGCTGGCCGGACTCGACGACACATTCGTGTCGATCAACAACGACACCGTGTACTCGATCGCCCAGGTCGATCTGGGGGTCGGTCCGGTGAGGCTCAGCGTCCCCGCTGCCGGTGACCGCTATTTCGTCCTGCAGTTCGTGGACGCCTGGACCAACAATTTCGCCTACATCGGCACGCGGGCCACCGGGGGAGAGGGTGGCGAGTTCCTGCTGCTGCCGCCCGACGACGAGGCCGCGCCCGACACCTCCGGACTCCCGGCCATCCGCTTCCCCACACGCGTTGCGACGATCGTCGGACGGTGGGCGGTCGACGGCGCCGACGACCTCCCTGCCGTCCACGCGCTGCAGGACGCACTGACGTTGACTCCGCTCCACCAGACCCTCGTCCCGCCGCAGGGCGTCCCCTCGGTGGACGGTGGCCAGGGCGAGGCGCTCGACTTCTTCGAGAAGCTGCGGGTGTGGTCGCAGGCCTTCCCGCCGGCGCTGCGCGATCGGCCCGCGCTCGAGTCGTACGCGCCGCTCGGGCTGGTGAGCCCGTACACGATCGCCGAACAGCCGGAGGGGGTGCGCCAGGCGCTCACCGCCGGCTACGCCCTCGGCAAGGACGCACTGGAGTCGGCACTGCGCACCTCCGGGACGCTGACCGACCACTGGGCGGTCAACCTCCACGTCTTCGACTACAACCTCGACTTCTTCGAGCTGGGGGCCATCGACGCGCCCGAGTGGAAGCTGAACGACCCGCGCACCCGGTACGCGCACCGCGCTGCGGCGGCGCTCGGCGGGCTGTGGGGAAACCACGCCTATGAAGCGGCCTACATCATGACCTACGAGGACGCCGACGGCGAGCCGCTCAGCGGCGAGCACGTCTACCGCCTGCGGCTGAACCCCACGCCGCCGGTGGGCGCCTTCTGGTCGCTGACCATGTACGACCTCCCGCACTACTACCTCGTCGCCAACCCGATCGACCGCTACTCGGTCGGCGACAGGACCCGCGGGCTCGTGTACGACGACGACGGAGGACTGACCATCACGATGAGCGCCACCCGACCGACCGACGAGAAGGCGGCCGCCAACTGGCTGCCCGCACCGACCGGACGTTTCCGCCCGATCCTCCGCCTGTACCTGCCGGGTGACGAGGTGCTGGACGGCCGTTACGGCATCCCGGCGATCGAGCGGATCGGCTGA
- a CDS encoding TetR/AcrR family transcriptional regulator: MQYARLVAAGTGLRERKRAQTRRALHRAAVRLFVERGFDDVTVAEIADEANVALTTLFTYYPAGKVGLVFEQEEDRAAALVQAIRDRPAGTDPLSAIESFMESRVPFDDGDPRSRELLDLIFSTPQLRAYVRQKWTDCEDALVSELAAEWHEPDGASLRSLARFILESPDIAAREPAPEDALRLIFTNLRRGWR; the protein is encoded by the coding sequence ATGCAGTACGCTCGTCTCGTGGCAGCCGGTACGGGACTTCGCGAGCGGAAGAGGGCGCAGACCCGTCGCGCCCTTCACCGCGCCGCCGTCCGGTTGTTCGTGGAACGCGGATTCGATGATGTGACCGTCGCTGAGATCGCCGATGAGGCGAATGTCGCGTTGACGACGCTTTTCACGTATTACCCGGCGGGCAAGGTCGGCCTGGTCTTCGAGCAGGAGGAGGACCGCGCGGCCGCGCTGGTGCAGGCCATACGCGATCGCCCCGCCGGGACGGACCCACTGAGCGCCATCGAATCGTTCATGGAAAGCCGAGTCCCGTTCGACGACGGTGACCCGCGTTCCCGGGAGCTCCTCGATCTGATCTTCTCGACGCCGCAGCTCCGCGCCTACGTCCGGCAGAAATGGACCGACTGCGAAGATGCACTGGTCTCTGAGCTCGCCGCGGAGTGGCATGAGCCCGACGGTGCAAGCCTCCGCTCCCTCGCGCGCTTCATCCTCGAGAGCCCCGACATCGCCGCGCGCGAGCCAGCGCCCGAAGACGCGCTACGGCTCATCTTCACGAATTTGCGCCGCGGGTGGAGATAG
- a CDS encoding amidohydrolase family protein, with protein sequence MNTTAIVGARIFDGEEVLPAASVVIEGTRIRSIGDDIPDGAYVVDGRGGTVIPGLIDSHVHTSLEGLELALTFGVTTELEMQGMFTRDRRSQVTDDDRVADVRSAGFGITPPGGHPSELMGGDGHDDDGDEAPWEADDADADQWADIVMPFATTPEEAVAFIPRLQATGSDYIKFMIDDGTVEGAPGLPLLDDATIAAGVEEAHRRGLLTVAHTLTVDATASAITGGIDGLVHLFMDRPHTSQIIDTIAASGAFVVPCVVLNASMMGISAAEFAEDPRVRSKLDDAWISTLQSSYNRYPQGDLDDVLASVRALHAAGVDILVGTDVSFPLPTLGGMAHGASVHHELQLLVRAGLTPTETLRAATAVPARRFGLDDRGRIRESLRADLVLVDGDPTTRIADTLNIRQVWRRGSALFADE encoded by the coding sequence ATGAACACGACAGCGATCGTCGGCGCACGGATTTTCGACGGCGAGGAGGTGCTCCCCGCTGCGTCGGTTGTGATCGAAGGAACCAGGATCCGGTCGATCGGCGACGACATCCCCGACGGGGCGTACGTCGTGGACGGCCGCGGCGGGACAGTGATCCCCGGCCTGATCGACTCACACGTCCACACGTCCCTGGAGGGGCTCGAGCTGGCCCTCACCTTCGGGGTGACGACCGAACTGGAGATGCAGGGGATGTTCACCCGGGACAGACGGAGCCAGGTCACCGATGACGATCGGGTCGCAGATGTACGTTCTGCGGGATTCGGCATCACCCCGCCCGGCGGACATCCCAGCGAACTGATGGGCGGTGACGGCCACGACGACGACGGCGACGAGGCTCCGTGGGAGGCGGATGATGCCGACGCGGACCAGTGGGCCGACATCGTCATGCCGTTCGCCACGACGCCCGAGGAGGCCGTGGCGTTCATCCCACGGCTCCAGGCCACCGGATCCGACTACATCAAGTTCATGATCGACGACGGGACTGTCGAAGGCGCCCCCGGCCTCCCCTTGCTCGATGACGCGACGATCGCGGCCGGCGTCGAAGAAGCCCACCGCCGCGGCCTCCTGACCGTCGCCCACACACTCACCGTGGACGCGACCGCCTCGGCGATCACGGGTGGCATCGACGGACTCGTCCACCTCTTCATGGACCGCCCCCACACGTCGCAGATCATCGACACCATCGCAGCATCCGGGGCATTCGTCGTACCCTGCGTCGTCCTGAACGCTTCCATGATGGGGATTTCCGCGGCCGAGTTCGCCGAGGATCCGCGCGTCCGCTCCAAGCTCGACGACGCCTGGATCTCCACCCTGCAGAGCAGCTACAACCGGTACCCGCAGGGCGACCTCGACGACGTTCTCGCATCCGTTCGCGCGCTCCACGCAGCCGGCGTCGACATCCTCGTCGGTACGGACGTTTCGTTCCCGCTGCCCACGCTCGGCGGGATGGCCCATGGGGCCAGCGTCCACCACGAACTCCAGCTCCTCGTCCGCGCCGGTCTGACGCCCACGGAAACACTGCGCGCCGCCACAGCGGTCCCCGCGCGACGGTTCGGCCTCGACGACCGTGGACGGATCCGGGAGTCGCTGCGGGCCGACCTCGTGCTCGTGGACGGCGACCCGACGACGCGGATCGCCGACACCCTCAACATCCGCCAGGTCTGGCGGCGCGGAAGCGCTCTCTTCGCCGACGAGTGA
- a CDS encoding DUF445 domain-containing protein, with amino-acid sequence MAELYDPAAGCALPNFPRRAASDAHRALSPGVSSIHNVTATLPTDAERRLALRRMKALATSLLAVAAVVFAVAFALQDRYPWLGFVRAAAEGAMVGALADWFAVTALFRHPLGLRIPHTAIIPTRKDEIGATLGDFVETNFLSDEVVAGKLRGIDLAGAVADWLSEPQNSRRVVAESFRGMTGLAALLDDDRMREAIEAVVRTHVVAPEWGPPLGRLGERVLSSGGHHEAVDLLLDRLDEWLAANPEAFGPVVSRRLPSWLPSFVDRVIDERLHAEARRFVREMRDDPDHRLRRSLDDYLAQLTDRLQHDEATIERLEAAKGRAFDDPRIRELAASTWSAARTAALDALSEEDSDLRRRAEAFVADVARRVLADDDMRASLNTRLTDAALHLVTNYRSDISHVITETVQSWDAAETTDKIETQVGRDLQFIRINGTVVGALAGLAIYSVATGISALL; translated from the coding sequence ATGGCGGAACTCTACGACCCCGCGGCGGGATGCGCGCTCCCCAATTTCCCGCGACGAGCGGCATCCGACGCTCACCGTGCGCTCTCGCCGGGCGTGAGTAGCATCCACAACGTGACCGCAACCCTCCCGACCGACGCCGAACGCCGACTCGCCCTGCGGCGGATGAAGGCCCTCGCGACGAGCCTGCTCGCCGTGGCCGCCGTGGTGTTCGCCGTCGCCTTCGCACTGCAGGACCGCTACCCGTGGCTCGGGTTCGTGCGCGCCGCCGCCGAGGGGGCGATGGTGGGGGCGCTCGCGGACTGGTTCGCCGTGACCGCCCTGTTCCGGCATCCGCTCGGGCTCCGCATCCCGCACACGGCGATCATCCCGACCCGTAAGGACGAGATCGGGGCGACCCTCGGGGATTTCGTCGAGACCAACTTCCTCTCCGACGAGGTCGTCGCCGGCAAGCTTCGGGGCATCGACCTCGCCGGGGCGGTCGCCGACTGGCTCTCCGAGCCGCAGAACTCGCGCCGCGTGGTGGCGGAGTCCTTCCGTGGCATGACCGGGCTGGCCGCGCTGCTCGACGACGATCGGATGCGGGAAGCGATCGAGGCGGTCGTGCGCACGCACGTCGTCGCGCCGGAGTGGGGTCCGCCGCTCGGACGGCTCGGGGAGCGTGTGCTCAGTTCGGGCGGCCACCATGAGGCGGTCGACCTGCTGCTGGACCGGCTGGATGAGTGGCTCGCGGCGAATCCGGAAGCGTTCGGCCCGGTGGTCTCGCGGCGTCTCCCGTCGTGGCTGCCGTCGTTCGTGGATCGTGTGATCGACGAGCGTCTCCATGCGGAGGCGCGCCGGTTCGTCCGCGAGATGCGGGACGACCCGGACCACCGCCTCCGTCGCTCGCTCGACGACTACCTCGCCCAGCTGACCGACCGGCTGCAGCACGACGAGGCGACCATCGAACGCCTGGAGGCGGCGAAGGGTCGCGCGTTCGACGACCCGCGGATCCGCGAGCTCGCCGCATCCACCTGGTCAGCCGCACGCACGGCCGCGCTGGATGCGCTCTCGGAGGAGGACAGCGACCTGCGCCGCCGCGCGGAGGCCTTCGTCGCCGACGTGGCGCGGCGCGTCCTGGCCGACGACGACATGCGGGCATCCCTCAACACCCGGCTGACCGACGCCGCCCTGCACCTGGTGACGAACTACCGCAGCGACATCTCGCACGTCATCACCGAGACGGTCCAATCGTGGGATGCGGCCGAGACCACCGACAAGATCGAGACCCAGGTCGGCCGCGACCTGCAGTTCATCCGCATCAACGGCACGGTCGTGGGCGCGCTCGCGGGCCTTGCGATCTACAGTGTGGCGACGGGTATCTCGGCGCTGCTCTAG
- a CDS encoding hemerythrin domain-containing protein yields the protein MSATSLPSSGEPPLTGPKTCDASGMIEIHRLFRHSFAEAPGLVEGVADGDTAHADVVASQLDLLSVSLHGHHEGEDARLWPVIDERRPSCALHVERMKQQHAAMLVHLQELDRAVPAWRAAPSATTAAPVQAALTGINAALEEHLPDEEANIVPVMEYTLTKPEVEWFAKHGRASTPKGQTWNMLGAILAAQPDGGKEWLGKNLPAPVALAWRWVGSRKYARYRAALEGRVTPAA from the coding sequence ATGTCGGCGACCTCCCTGCCCTCCTCCGGCGAACCTCCCCTCACCGGCCCGAAGACCTGCGACGCGAGCGGGATGATCGAGATCCATCGGCTGTTCCGCCACTCCTTCGCCGAGGCTCCCGGCCTGGTCGAGGGTGTGGCCGACGGCGACACCGCGCACGCGGACGTCGTCGCCTCACAGCTCGACCTCCTCTCGGTCTCACTCCACGGCCACCACGAGGGAGAGGACGCCCGGCTGTGGCCGGTGATCGACGAGAGACGTCCCTCCTGCGCCCTGCACGTCGAGCGGATGAAACAGCAGCACGCCGCGATGCTCGTCCACCTTCAGGAGCTGGATCGCGCGGTCCCCGCATGGAGGGCGGCGCCCAGCGCGACGACGGCCGCTCCGGTGCAGGCGGCGCTGACGGGCATCAACGCCGCACTGGAGGAGCACCTCCCCGACGAGGAGGCGAACATCGTTCCGGTGATGGAGTACACGCTCACCAAGCCCGAGGTCGAGTGGTTCGCGAAGCACGGACGCGCCAGCACGCCCAAGGGTCAGACCTGGAACATGCTGGGTGCGATCCTCGCTGCGCAGCCGGACGGCGGCAAGGAATGGCTCGGGAAGAACCTCCCCGCACCGGTCGCCCTGGCCTGGCGGTGGGTCGGCTCGCGCAAGTACGCGCGGTACCGCGCCGCTCTCGAGGGGCGGGTGACGCCCGCGGCCTGA